Proteins found in one Drosophila innubila isolate TH190305 chromosome X, UK_Dinn_1.0, whole genome shotgun sequence genomic segment:
- the LOC117790558 gene encoding uncharacterized protein LOC117790558 isoform X2 has protein sequence MPEPESFPLDLSKQSVKSSGADIFPEYLDNMLFFIKDNKELMLTRINRAFNARCDIITQSQVLQALKCTIYTKRNWRILGTKFQDAYYLCLAEPIFQAVTPEASQTERICQNLETKLKRFLYSDTPKKQHLRTERDGGKFYKVFQVEMDELTVVYESPMGATCNRAKKLLIHGLQGDSSTIFNP, from the exons ATGCCAGAGCCAGAGAGCTTTCCACTGGATCTCAGTAAGCAATCCGTAAAGTCTAGTGGAGCTGACATCTTTCCTGAATATTTGGACAACATGCTATTCTTCATTAAGGATAACAAAGAGTTAATGCTTACGAGGATTAATCGTGCATTTAATGCCAGGTGTGATATCATCACACAGAGCCAAGTGCTGCAAGCTCTCAAATGCACCATCTATACGAAACGCAATTGGAGAATTCTTGGTACCAAGTTCCAAGACGCCTATTACTTATGTCTCGCGGAACCAATCTTTCAGGCAGTTACACCGGAGGCGTCGCAGACGGAAAGAATTTGTCAGAATTTGGAGACAAAACTGAAGCGGTTTTTATATTCGG ATACTCCCAAAAAGCAACATTTGAGGACCGAGCGTGACGGCGGGAAGTTTTATAAGGTGTTTCAAGTAGAAATGGACGAATTAACCGTGGTCTATGAATCTCCAATGGGTGCCACATGCAATCGAGCAAAAAAGTTA CTCATTCACGGATTGCAAGGTGATTCCTCCACTATTTTCAACCCATGA
- the LOC117790558 gene encoding protein cutoff-like isoform X1 produces MPEPESFPLDLSKQSVKSSGADIFPEYLDNMLFFIKDNKELMLTRINRAFNARCDIITQSQVLQALKCTIYTKRNWRILGTKFQDAYYLCLAEPIFQAVTPEASQTERICQNLETKLKRFLYSDTPKKQHLRTERDGGKFYKVFQVEMDELTVVYESPMGATCNRAKNSFTDCKVIPPLFSTHDASRFSQSDLELSWWSECSLNGVEEICVARPKPSGHVDAIELISSASLIAKNSEMWSVEKCNNCMIYILRQICNAMEVNCPDTVYQFEYDSNSSNIIVGANYERSEMTFIADWYRRILKRE; encoded by the exons ATGCCAGAGCCAGAGAGCTTTCCACTGGATCTCAGTAAGCAATCCGTAAAGTCTAGTGGAGCTGACATCTTTCCTGAATATTTGGACAACATGCTATTCTTCATTAAGGATAACAAAGAGTTAATGCTTACGAGGATTAATCGTGCATTTAATGCCAGGTGTGATATCATCACACAGAGCCAAGTGCTGCAAGCTCTCAAATGCACCATCTATACGAAACGCAATTGGAGAATTCTTGGTACCAAGTTCCAAGACGCCTATTACTTATGTCTCGCGGAACCAATCTTTCAGGCAGTTACACCGGAGGCGTCGCAGACGGAAAGAATTTGTCAGAATTTGGAGACAAAACTGAAGCGGTTTTTATATTCGG ATACTCCCAAAAAGCAACATTTGAGGACCGAGCGTGACGGCGGGAAGTTTTATAAGGTGTTTCAAGTAGAAATGGACGAATTAACCGTGGTCTATGAATCTCCAATGGGTGCCACATGCAATCGAGCAAAAAA CTCATTCACGGATTGCAAGGTGATTCCTCCACTATTTTCAACCCATGATGCAAGCAGATTCTCACAATCAGATCTGGAATTATCGTGGTGGTCGGAATGTTCTCTAAATGGTGTTGAAGAGATTTGCGTAGCACGTCCAAAACCATCTGGCCATGTCGATGCCATTGAACTGATTAGCTCAGCGTCACtaattgcaaaaaat TCCGAAATGTGGTCGGTAGAGAAGTGCAACAACTGCATGATCTATATCCTGAGACAAATATGCAATGCGATGGAAGTGAATTGTCCTGATACGGTCTATCAGTTCGAATACGACTCCAACTCAAGTAATATTATAGTCGGAGCCAATTATGAGCGCAGTGAGATGACATTTATTGCGGATTGGTATCGCCGCATCTTGAAAAGAGAATAA